The Coffea arabica cultivar ET-39 chromosome 3c, Coffea Arabica ET-39 HiFi, whole genome shotgun sequence genome contains a region encoding:
- the LOC140037943 gene encoding uncharacterized protein, translating into MRGNTKLSTRYYGPYEVVEKVWEVAYRFKLPIGSKIHPVFHVSLLKKKVGNQITPVLQLPEVDGKGHLRVEPVAVLDRRIVKKRNAAAVQWLIHWWGTDPTEATWEFAEEIREQFPQFQS; encoded by the coding sequence ATGAGAGGCAACACCAAGTTGTCAACACGATACTATGGACCCTATGAGGTGGTAGAGAAGGTTTGGGAGGTTGCATACAGGTTTAAGTTGCCAATAGGTTCCAAGATACACCCTGTTTTCCATGTCTCTCTACTGAAGAAGAAGGTTGGGAACCAAATTACACCTGTCTTGCAGCTACCAGAGGTTGATGGAAAAGGGCACTTGAGGGTCGAACCAGTTGCAGTGTTAGACAGAAGAATAGTCAAGAAAAGGAATGCAGCTGCAGTGCAATGGCTGATTCATTGGTGGGGAACAGATCCAACAGAGGCAACATGGGAATTTGCAGAAGAAATTAGGGAGCAGTTCCCTCAGTTTCAATCTTAA
- the LOC140037944 gene encoding F-box/FBD/LRR-repeat protein At5g53840-like — MEKKAKKARSAPPQSRQKDWIDQLPEEILGNILSRMAMKEAARTSILSRRWRNLWKVYGSHLDFDSSETMRFMFDGVKERHIEAPKYQDWVNQVLDSHEGSSLERLRIAFDLGGSYIYATAVDKWIDFAIVKRVQRLEVDLTAAAGCYTCSDSVYTFLSWLLDLPSDFPSFDRLTVLCLKSVSITEEDLAYFLSTCPFLEQLTVENSSSLQNFRASGQSLKLKHLEIGYCQKLQNVEVSAASLVSFKYAGPRINICVIEVPELSLVSFSNQYC, encoded by the exons ATGGAGAAAAAGGCGAAGAAGGCCCGTAGTGCACCACCGCAGTCGCGCCAGAAG GATTGGATTGATCAGTTGCCGGAAGAAATTCTGGGAAACATATTGTCACGCATGGCGATGAAAGAGGCAGCAAGGACAAGTATCCTTTCTCGTAGGTGGAGGAACCTCTGGAAAGTTTATGGTAGCCATTTGGATTTTGATTCATCGGAAACAATGCGGTTTATGTTCGATGGGGTTAAAGAACGCCACATCGAAGCACCAAAATATCAAGATTGGGTTAATCAAGTCTTAGATTCCCATGAAGGTTCATCATTAGAACGACTGAGAATTGCTTTTGACTTGGGCGGGTCATATATTTATGCAACTGCTGTTGATAAATGGATCGACTTTGCCATCGTGAAAAGAGTCCAAAGGCTTGAAGTGGATCTGACTGCAGCTGCCGGATGTTATACGTGTTCTGATAGTGTCTATACTTTCCTGTCCTGGTTGCTGGATTTACCTTCTGATTTTCCGAGTTTTGATAGACTAACAGTCCTGTGCTTGAAGTCTGTTTCGATAACTGAAGAAGATCTGGCATACTTCTTATCAACATGTCCTTTCCTCGAGCAACTAACGGTGGAAAATTCTTCCTCTCTGCAAAACTTCAGAGCTTCGGGTCAGTCACTCAAGTTGAAGCACTTGGAGATTGGATATTGCCAGAAGTTGCAGAATGTTGAGGTTTCAGCTGCAAGTCTTGTATCTTTCAAATACGCCGGGCCAAGGATAAACATATGCGTAATAGAAGTTCCAGAACTCTCTTTAGTTTCCTTTAGTAATCAATACTGTTAG